The genomic region TGCAGACGATTAAATGTCGGCAAGCGCGCGTCATATGCTGGGCGATGGCGCCATTAAACATTTCATGTGCTGCTTATGATCCAACGGTCGGTGCGCATTTTTGGCGCTACTCATGGATCAGCATTTCCCGTTCCTTGTTCGATAGATTGAGAGGTTCGTCATGACCGCCAGTCCTGTTTCTGCAAGACCTACAGAGGCCTCGGACCCCAGTTGGTGGGGCGCTATTCTGGTCGGAGCCATTTTCGTCTTCGCTGGCATCTTCGTCCTCGGAGATGTCGTCGCTGCGACGGTAATCAGTACGATGCTCATTGGCGTATTGCTGCTGGTGGCGGGCATATCGGAAATATTTCAAGCGTTTTCGACACAGCATTGGCGCGGCTTCATGCTGAGATTGCTTGTCGGCTTTCTCTACGGCGTTTGCGGAATAATGCTAATCACGGATCCTGCACGCGCTTCGGTTATCCTGACCTTAGTCTTCGCGCTATCTCTGATTGCCTCGGGATGCGTTCGGATCGTCCAGTCGTTTCAGTACTGGGCTTTGTTCGGCCCACTCCTGCTGATTTCCGGGATCATTGGCATCGTGGCGGGCCTCGTCATTCTCGCCAAATGGCCATTCAGCGGCCTATGGGTCCTGGGACTTCTGGTCGGCATCGATCTCCTGTCTCATGGCATTTGGTGGATCTTCTTCGGAAGCAGGGTGCGCCAGGAGAACAGCGCCGCACTCGGTTGACGAACGCTGCGCGGACGGCGGCATTTGGCACCCCGGGGCGAAGGCTCGCATGGAGCCTTCTTCTGGGGCGCCTTTTTATCGTTTATTCTGTAGCGACCACAATCAGTCGATCCCTATCTCTGAGAGAGGGAGGATAGCACGGACGCCGGAGCTGACACTTCGGCCTGCTTGCCTTAAGTGTTGCAAGTCTCGTGGCTTTGCCACCTTGTCAGAAAGAAGCGACCATGCAGTCGATCATCGACCCGCGGAACGGCGACGCCGAAGACGACGGATCGAGCACGAAACGACGAACATTGTTATCCCTTGCCGGAACGCTTCTCTCGGAAATCAGTTTGCCAAAGTTACTTGCGGCCTGGATCGCGTTGGTCGTCGTTCCTGCGATCATGCTCGGAGTAGCGCCGGTTCTCGTCTCGATATGGATCGGAACAGTCTCGTCGAAGACGGCCGCGCTTTATACCGGTCTCTTCGCGCCGATCGCGTTGCTCGCCCTGCTTGCGATCGGATGGTTTGGCGGCAAGCCATTATGGCGATTCGTTGAGACGAATTTCTGGTCGCTGAACGCACTCGCGGTTCAGCCGGCTTACGCCGTTGTGCGGGAAGCGGTCCGTCAATTCGCCGAGCGCTTCATGACCGTCGGCACTGACCAGCAACGCCGCGGCCGCGTGCGCGCGATGAGCGCTGCTGTAGCAGGCGTCCTGATTTGCGCATTTGCGATCTGGGTCTTTACGCTCGTGTGGCCGCACACGAGGTGGACGGGCTCCGTCAGCGATCTTTCATCGCCAACGAGACTGATAGGCATCGCGCTTTGCAACAGCGTCGCCATCGTCATGGCATATCTCGCGGCTGCGGCATTGACTTGGGGTCTGGCTGATACCCTCATGGCGCAACCGCAGGATTTTTCTCCGGGCCCTGCCTCAGCTTCAGCTTCAGCAAAAAAGCTTTGGCGCGTCGTGCACCTTTCCGACATTCATACCGTCGGCGAGAGATATGGCTTTCGCATAGAAGGAGGGCGCTCCGGGCCACGCGGCAATAATCGCCTTATGCAGCTTTTGGCGAAGCTCGACGCCATTCACGCACGGACACCACTCGATTTGATCGTGATCACCGGCGATATCACAGACGCCGGACGCTCGACCGAATGGGCGGAATTTCTTGATGCCATGACGTACTATCCGCGGCTGTCAGAACTCACCGTGATACTTCCGGGAAATCATGATCTCAATGTCGTCGACAGAGCAAATCCTGCGCGACTCGATTTGCCTCTCAGTCCCAAGATGCGATTGCGCGAAGTTCGGGCGCTTGCCGCCATAACCGCGGTGCAAGGCAAGCGTGTCCGCATTTTCGATAATGAGAGCGATCAGTCCGGCGCGAGCTTGCAAAAGTCGCTTGAGCCTTTGGCAGAGCAAATTGCAGAATTCTCCGATAGCGGCGCCATGCGCCTGTCGTGGCACCTCGCAAATGTTTGGGCACAAAGCTTTCCGATGATTCTACCGCCACAGACACCGGACGGGCTCGGCGTCATCCTGATGGATTCGAATGCCGAAACCCATTTCTCGTTCACGAATGCGCTCGGCCTTGTGACCACCGAGCAAATACATGCCGCCGACAAGGTCTTCGCGCAATTTCCCAATGCCTACTGGATCGTTGCGCTTCATCATCACG from Hyphomicrobium sp. MC1 harbors:
- a CDS encoding metallophosphoesterase, with the protein product MQSIIDPRNGDAEDDGSSTKRRTLLSLAGTLLSEISLPKLLAAWIALVVVPAIMLGVAPVLVSIWIGTVSSKTAALYTGLFAPIALLALLAIGWFGGKPLWRFVETNFWSLNALAVQPAYAVVREAVRQFAERFMTVGTDQQRRGRVRAMSAAVAGVLICAFAIWVFTLVWPHTRWTGSVSDLSSPTRLIGIALCNSVAIVMAYLAAAALTWGLADTLMAQPQDFSPGPASASASAKKLWRVVHLSDIHTVGERYGFRIEGGRSGPRGNNRLMQLLAKLDAIHARTPLDLIVITGDITDAGRSTEWAEFLDAMTYYPRLSELTVILPGNHDLNVVDRANPARLDLPLSPKMRLREVRALAAITAVQGKRVRIFDNESDQSGASLQKSLEPLAEQIAEFSDSGAMRLSWHLANVWAQSFPMILPPQTPDGLGVILMDSNAETHFSFTNALGLVTTEQIHAADKVFAQFPNAYWIVALHHHVVEYPKASKALSERIGTALINGSWFVRRMQRHGKKIIVMHGHRHIDWIGRCGELTIVSAPSPVMDVTDDKDTYFYIHTLGVCPDGRFTLFTPERVVLSGALNPASEAPAAAMRRKDPQSNASTNEPHTAKEAL
- a CDS encoding HdeD family acid-resistance protein, coding for MTASPVSARPTEASDPSWWGAILVGAIFVFAGIFVLGDVVAATVISTMLIGVLLLVAGISEIFQAFSTQHWRGFMLRLLVGFLYGVCGIMLITDPARASVILTLVFALSLIASGCVRIVQSFQYWALFGPLLLISGIIGIVAGLVILAKWPFSGLWVLGLLVGIDLLSHGIWWIFFGSRVRQENSAALG